One part of the Candida albicans SC5314 chromosome R, complete sequence genome encodes these proteins:
- the MET6 gene encoding 5-methyltetrahydropteroyltriglutamate-homocysteine S-methyltransferase (Essential 5-methyltetrahydropteroyltriglutamate-homocysteine methyltransferase (cobalamin-independent methionine synthase); antigenic in murine/human systemic infection; heat shock, estrogen, GCN-induced; Spider biofilm repressed), with translation MVQSSVLGFPRIGGQRELKKITEAYWSGKATVEELLAKGKELREHNWKLQQKAGVDIIPSNDFSYYDQVLDLSLLFNAIPERYTKFDLAPIDVLFAMGRGLQKKATETQAAVDVTALEMVKWFDSNYHYVRPTFSHSTEFKLNTAAGIKPVDEFNEAKALGVQTRPVILGPVSYLYLGKADKDSLDLEPISLLPKILPVYKELLQKLKEAGAEQVQIDEPVLVLDLPEAVQSKFKEAYDALVGADVPELILTTYFGDVRPNLKAIENLPVAGFHFDFVRVPEQLDEVASILKDGQTLSAGVVDGRNIWKTDFAKASAVVQKAIEKVGKDKVVVATSSSLLHTPVDLESETKLDAVIKDWFSFATQKLDEVVVIAKNVSGEDVSKQLEANAASIKARSESSITNDPKVQERLTTINEALATRKAAFPERLTEQKAKYNLPLFPTTTIGSFPQTKDIRINRNKFAKGQITAEEYEAFINKEIETVVRFQEEIGLDVLVHGEPERNDMVQYFGEQLNGFAFTTNGWVQSYGSRYVRPPIIVGDVSRPKAMTVKESVYAQSITSKPMKGMLTGPVTILRWSFPRDDVSGKIQALQLGLALRDEVNDLEGAGITVIQVDEPAIREGLPLRAGKERSDYLNWAAQSFRVATSGVENSTQIHSHFCYSDLDPNHIKALDADVVSIEFSKKDDPNYIQEFSEYPNHIGLGLFDIHSPRIPSKQEFVSRIEEILKVYPASKFWVNPDCGLKTRGWPEVKESLTNMVEAAKEFRAKY, from the coding sequence atGGTTCAATCTTCCGTCTTAGGTTTCCCACGTATTGGTGGTCAAAGagaattaaagaaaattacCGAGGCTTACTGGTCTGGTAAAGCTACTGTTGAAGAATTGTTAGCTAAAGGTAAAGAATTGAGAGAGCACAATTGGaaattacaacaaaaagCTGGTGTTGATATCATTCCATCTAATGATTTCTCCTACTATGATCAAGTTTTAGatctttctttgttgtttaatGCTATCCCAGAAAGATACaccaaatttgatttggcTCCAATTGATGTTTTGTTTGCCATGGGTAGAGGTTTACAAAAGAAAGCCACTGAAACTCAAGCTGCTGTTGATGTTACTGCTTTGGAAATGGTTAAATGGTTTGATTCTAACTACCATTATGTCAGACCAACCTTTTCTCACTCTActgaattcaaattgaacaCTGCTGCTGGTATCAAACCAGTTGATGAATTCAACGAAGCTAAAGCTTTGGGTGTTCAAACCAGACCAGTCATCTTGGGTCCAGTTTCTTACTTGTATTTAGGTAAAGCTGACAAAGATTCCCTTGATTTGGAACCAATTTCCTTGTTACCAAAGATCTTGCCAGTTTACAAGGaattgttgcaaaaattgAAGGAAGCTGGTGCTGAACAAGTTCAAATTGATGAACcagttttggttttggacTTGCCAGAAGCTGTTCAATCCAAATTCAAAGAAGCTTACGACGCTTTGGTTGGTGCTGATGTCCCAGAATTGATCTTGACTACCTACTTTGGTGATGTCAGACCAAACTTGAAAGCCATTGAAAACTTGCCAGTTGCTGGTTTCCACTTTGATTTCGTCAGAGTTCCAGAACAATTGGACGAAGTTGCTTCTATCTTGAAAGATGGTCAAACTTTGTCTGCTGGTGTTGTCGATGGTAGAAACATTTGGAAGACTGATTTCGCCAAGGCTTCCGCTGTTGTCCAAAAAGctattgaaaaagttggTAAAGATaaggttgttgttgctacttcatcttcattgtTGCACACTCCAGTTGATTTGGAATCTGAAACTAAATTAGACGCTGTTATCAAGGACTGGTTTTCCTTTGCTACTCAAAAATTGGATGAAGTTGTTGTCATTGCCAAGAATGTTTCTGGTGAAGATGTTTCTAAACAATTAGAAGCCAATGCTGCTTCCATCAAAGCTAGATCCGAATCTTCTATCACCAACGATCCAAAGGTTCAAGAAAGATTAACTACCATTAACGAAGCTTTGGCTACCAGAAAAGCCGCTTTCCCAGAAAGATTAACTGAACAAAAGGCTAAATACAACTTGCCATTGTTcccaaccaccaccattggTTCTTTCCCACAAACCAAAGACATCAGAATCAACAGAAACAAATTTGCTAAAGGTCAAATTACTGCTGAAGAATACGAAGCttttatcaacaaagaaattgaaactgtTGTTAGATtccaagaagaaattggttTGGATGTTTTAGTCCATGGTGAACCAGAAAGAAACGATATGGTTCAATACTTTGgtgaacaattgaatggTTTTGCTTTCACCACTAACGGTTGGGTCCAATCTTATGGTTCTAGATATGTCAGACCACcaattattgttggtgatgTTTCCAGACCAAAAGCTATGACTGTTAAAGAATCTGTCTATGCTCAATCTATTACTTCTAAACCAATGAAGGGTATGTTGACTGGTCCAGTCACCATTTTGAGATGGTCATTCCCAAGAGATGATGTTTCTGGTAAAATCCAAGCTTTGCAATTGGGTTTGGCTTTAAGAGATGAAGTTAACGACTTGGAAGGTGCTGGTATTACTGTTATCCAAGTTGATGAACCAGCTATCAGAGAAGGTTTGCCATTGAGAGCCGGTAAAGAAAGATCCGATTACTTGAACTGGGCTGCTCAATCATTTAGAGTTGCCACTTCTGGTGTTGAAAACTCTACTCAAATCCACTCCCACTTCTGTTACTCCGATTTGGATCCAAACCATATTAAAGCTTTGGATGCTGATGTTGTTTCCATTGAATTCTCCAAGAAGGATGATCCAAACTATATTCAAGAATTCTCTGAATATCCTAATCACATTGGTTTAGGTTTATTCGATATCCACTCTCCAAGAATTCCATCTAAACAAGAATTTGTTTCCagaattgaagaaatctTGAAGGTTTACCCAGCTTCTAAATTCTGGGTCAACCCAGATTGTGGTTTGAAAACTAGAGGCTGGCCAGAAGTTAAGGAATCATTGACCAATATGGTTGAAGCTGCCAAAGAATTCAGAGCTAAATACTAA
- a CDS encoding uncharacterized protein (Protein similar to S. cerevisiae Pmr1p; amphotericin B induced; previously merged with orf19.2553; unmerged from orf19.2553 in a revision of Assembly 21) has translation MKQHQILVKSLHMCGTLASCSVLCFDKTGTLTQNNMKVTLSCIGDKLHEESEKEENNDIFDSCAATQVFTIGALCNEATIVNNTALGGNATDRAILQFVEKNTSTEILKAKWMKKLDIPFNSKDKYMISLVEPVKATATSSWNEIGFEDNENFLLLVKSAPDVLIDNCQFRMNENGTLQPLTTDEIQYYKDIQRKWSSDGKRVILFASKMVSRQSLNLADRITSANKLKEEIGSGLIFMGLVGIEDPPRKNIDHVIGILRDAGIKIVMITGDFELTGVSIAKQCGIVTSGKIAKVNTLGDSDKNSISVTGPELNSLDESQWEQLVAHNELVFTRTTPEQKLLIVEKFQKYGQVVGMTGDGINDAPALKQSDIGISILDASDIAKEAADLILMNSDADQLFLSIVEALKFGRLVFENLKKTICYLLPAGSYSELWPVVMNVFFGMPQMLSSFLMIIICCLTDCAGSIVLAYEGAESNLLKKKPRVVTGERLVNFKLLFHAYFCLGTFYTFTSFLVAFLNLTRRGLKFDQFSLSFGSYQDIPNVTNWLNMSSSIYFVNLIILQMFNLLSLRTRHLSLFQHSILKNKKVIFVVPFVLLVNFVINYIPAIQRTMGTSQVPVEYYFIAVGFGLVVFTYDELRKLIARKYPNSFTARIAW, from the coding sequence ATGAAACAACATCAAATCTTGGTGAAATCATTACACATGTGTGGTACTTTGGCCTCCTGTAGTGTTTTATGCTTTGACAAAACAGGAACATTAACCCAAAATAACATGAAAGTGACATTGTCTTGTATTGGTGATAAATTACACGAGGAAAGtgaaaaggaagaaaacaatgatatttttgatAGTTGTGCTGCCACTCAAGTATTCACAATTGGTGCCTTGTGTAATGAAGCCACTATAGTTAATAACACTGCTCTTGGTGGTAATGCAACTGATAGGGCTATacttcaatttgttgaaaaaaacacCAGTACTGAAATTTTAAAAGCTAAATggatgaaaaaattggatattcctttcaattcaaaagaTAAATATATGATATCATTAGTTGAACCAGTGAAAGCAACAGCAACTTCCAGTTGGAATGAAATTGGTtttgaagataatgaaaatttctTATTGTTAGTGAAAAGTGCTCCTGAtgtattgattgataattgtCAATTCagaatgaatgaaaatgGAACTTTGCAACCTTTAACCACTGATGAAATACAATATTACAAGGATATCCAAAGAAAATGGTCTAGTGATGGTAAAAGAGTTATTCTTTTCGCATCAAAAATGGTGTCACGTCAATCACTTAACTTGGCTGATAGAATTACTAGTgcaaataaattgaaagaagaaattggttCTGGTTTGATATTTATGGGATTAGTCGGTATAGAAGATccaccaagaaaaaatattgacCATGTGATTGGCATTTTAAGAGATGCTGGTATTAAAATCGTCATGATTACTGgtgattttgaattaacTGGGGTATCAATTGCTAAACAATGTGGAATTGTTACTAGTGGAAAAATTGCCAAAGTGAATACCTTGGGAGATAGtgataaaaattcaattagtGTCACTGGTCCTGAATTAAACCTGTTGGATGAGTCACAATGGGAACAATTGGTGGCACACAATGAATTGGTTTTCACTAGAACTACCCCAGAAcagaaattattgattgttgaaaaatttcaaaagtaCGGTCAAGTGGTTGGGATGACTGGTGACGGTATCAATGATGCACCAGCATTGAAACAATCAGACATTGGTATCTCTATCTTGGATGCATCTGATATTGCCAAAGAAGCTGCCGATTTGATCCTTATGAATTCAGATGCTGATCAATTATTCTTATCAATCGTCGAAGCATTGAAATTTGGTAGATTggtatttgaaaatttgaaaaagacTATTTGTTACTTATTACCAGCTGGGAGTTATTCTGAATTATGGCCAGTGGTGATGAATGTGTTCTTCGGTATGCCACAAATGTTGTCGTCATTCCTTATGATTATTATCTGTTGTTTAACTGATTGTGCTGGTTCAATTGTATTAGCATATGAAGGTGCTGAAAGTAACTtgttaaaaaagaaacctAGAGTGGTAACTGGAGAAAGATTAGTCAATTTCAAACTCTTGTTCCATGCTTATTTCTGTCTTGGTACTTTTTACACATTCACGTCATTTTTGGTGgcatttttgaatttaactCGTCGtggtttgaaatttgatcaattttcGTTATCTTTTGGTTCTTATCAAGATATTCCTAATGTAACCAATTGGCTTAACATgtcttcatcaatttattttgtcaatttgattatattgCAAATGTTTAACTTGTTGTCATTAAGAACAAGACATTTGAGTCTTTTCCAACACTCGATactaaaaaacaaaaaagtgATATTTGTTGTTCCCTTTGTTTTGTTGGTCAATTTTgtcatcaattatattcCTGCCATTCAAAGAACTATGGGCACATCACAAGTCCCCGTTGAATACTACTTTATTGCAGTTGGGTTTGGGTTAGTGGTATTCACTTATGATGaattaagaaaattgaTTGCCAGAAAGTATCCAAACAGTTTTACTGCAAGAATTGCTTGGTAA
- a CDS encoding uncharacterized protein (Protein similar to S. cerevisiae Pmr1p; amphotericin B induced; previously merged with orf19.2552 in Assembly 20; unmerged from orf19.2552 in a revision of Assembly 21): MESTYTESTISKLEDKEETIKFDESELEEQSHRGRDKKRRLSFHSRHSSASRHKIFPIRESVDPGSVLPTVFRTISHNIDIEKNHQPIDSSDDNDDKVDKADAAAKTKFSNYSFNSDDIGDIVEKFKTDLTNGLSASQYQENLKTYGINKQSKPPSGLLKRIFMYFFGGFGLLLLVGGVLCIICWKPLGSPPAVANLVLGVILLVVFLIQAGFNFIQDYSSSKVMESIHSLVASEIMCIRDGQKIKISSQDLVPGDIIIFAPGVKIPADARVISNSPDLSFDRAILTGESKPIMATSFSEEPGTNYLESSCIAMQGTFCVNGTGRGIVVSTGDNTIFGSIAQLSSKPKTGLSPLQ, encoded by the coding sequence atggAATCTACATACACAGAAAGTacaatttccaaattggAAGATAAAGAGGAAACGatcaaatttgatgaatctGAATTGGAAGAACAACTGCATCGAGGAAGAGataaaaagagaagatTATCATTTCATTCTCGTCATTCTTCAGCCAGTAGACataaaatttttccaatacGTGAATCAGTTGATCCTGGTTCAGTATTACCTACTGTTTTCAGAACTATTTCTcataatattgatattgaaaaaaatcatcaaccaattgattctagcgatgataatgatgataaagtTGACAAAGCTGACGCTGCTGCTAAAACCAAATTTAGtaattattcatttaatagtgatgatattggtgatattgttgaaaaattcaagaCTGATTTGACTAATGGATTATCTGCAAGTCAATATCaagaaaacttgaaaacTTATGGTATCAACAAACAATCTAAACCTCCATCAGgattattgaaaagaatattCATGTATTTCTTTGGTGGATTTggtttgttattattagttgGTGGTGTATTATGTATCATTTGTTGGAAACCTTTAGGTTCACCTCCAGCAGTTGCCAATTTGGTTCTTGGGGTGATTttattggtggtgtttttaattcaagctggattcaatttcattcaaGATTATTCAAGCTCTAAAGTTATGGAATCAATTCATAGTTTGGTTGCCAGTGAAATTATGTGTATTAGAGATGgtcaaaaaattaaaatcagTTCTCAAGATCTTGTTCCTggtgatattattatttttgccCCTGGGGTTAAAATTCCTGCTGATGCTAGAGTCATTAGTAATTCCCCTGATTTGTCATTTGATAGAGCAATTTTAACTGGTGAATCGAAACCTATCATGGCTACTTCTTTCAGTGAGGAACCAGGTACAAATTATTTGGAAAGTTCTTGTATTGCTATGCAAGGTACTTTTTGTGTCAATGGTACTGGTAGAGGGATTGTTGTATCTACTGGTGATAACACAATTTTTGGTTCAATTGCTCAATTATCTTCAAAACCTAAAACTGGATTATCTCCACTTCAATAg